Proteins encoded by one window of Drosophila melanogaster chromosome X:
- the Ntf-2 gene encoding nuclear transport factor-2, isoform C: MTFEGHQIQGAPKILEKVQSLSFQKITRVITTVDSQPTFDGGVLINVLGRLQCDDDPPHAFSQVFFLKANAGTFFVAHDIFRLNIHNSA; this comes from the exons ATGACCTTTGAAGGCCACCAAATACAGGGGGCACCCAAGATTCTGGAAAAAGTTCAG AGTCTGAGCTTTCAGAAGATTACCAGAGTGATAACCACAGTGGACTCGCAGCCAACTTTCGATGGCGGAGTTCTGATCAACGTCCTTGGAAGACTACAG TGCGATGACGATCCCCCACATGCCTTCTCGCAGGTCTTTTTCCTGAAGGCCAACGCAGGCACCTTCTTTGTGGCCCACGACATCTTCCGTCTCAACATCCACAACTCTGCCTAG
- the Ntf-2 gene encoding nuclear transport factor-2, isoform E, translating into MSLNPQYEDIGKGFVQQYYAIFDDPANRANVVNFYSATDSFMTFEGHQIQGAPKILEKVQSLSFQKITRVITTVDSQPTFDGGVLINVLGRLQCDDDPPHAFSQVFFLKANAGTFFVAHDIFRLNIHNSA; encoded by the exons ATGTCGCTGAATCCGCAGTACGAGGACATTGGCAAGGGATTTGTGCAGCAGTACTATGCGATATTCGATGACCCGGCGAATCGGGCGAACGTGGTTAATTTCTATAGC GCTACCGACTCATTCATGACCTTTGAAGGCCACCAAATACAGGGGGCACCCAAGATTCTGGAAAAAGTTCAG AGTCTGAGCTTTCAGAAGATTACCAGAGTGATAACCACAGTGGACTCGCAGCCAACTTTCGATGGCGGAGTTCTGATCAACGTCCTTGGAAGACTACAG TGCGATGACGATCCCCCACATGCCTTCTCGCAGGTCTTTTTCCTGAAGGCCAACGCAGGCACCTTCTTTGTGGCCCACGACATCTTCCGTCTCAACATCCACAACTCTGCCTAG
- the CG15449 gene encoding uncharacterized protein produces the protein MSHGERKGRLNVVKFLELGFAVACLVLHFYSFNDRDIMTSFLATGTFTGYIIVVIGVFAGVLMRAPIHKRIDIFFSVLGCTLFVASGVFIIEAWEFSFRTRTRDLALIKASLSIVNGVLFGFDAVFTFRDK, from the exons ATGTCTCATGGCGAGCGAAAAGGCCGCCTCAATGTGGTCAAGTTTCTCGAACTG GGTTTTGCGGTAGCGTGTCTGGTGCTCCACTTCTACAGCTTCAACGATCGCGATATAATGACTTCGTTCCTGGCCACTGGCACCTTCACGGGCTACATCATAGTGGTCATCGGGGTCTTTGCAG GCGTTCTGATGCGGGCACCCATTCACAAGCGCATCGATATATTCTTCAGCGTCCTGGGCTGCACCTTGTTCGTGGCCAGCGGTGTGTTCATCATTGAGGCCTGGGAGTTCTCCTTCCGCACCCGAACTCGGGATCTCGCGCTCATCAAGGCCTCGCTGTCCATCGTCAATGGGGTGCTATTCGGATTCGATGCGGTGTTCACATTTCGCGACAAGTGA
- the Ntf-2 gene encoding nuclear transport factor-2, isoform B codes for MSLNPQYEDIGKGFVQQYYAIFDDPANRANVVNFYSATDSFMTFEGHQIQGAPKILEKVQSLSFQKITRVITTVDSQPTFDGGVLINVLGRLQTDEDQPHAYIQTFVLKPVGGSFFVQHDIFRLSLHDV; via the exons ATGTCGCTGAATCCGCAGTACGAGGACATTGGCAAGGGATTTGTGCAGCAGTACTATGCGATATTCGATGACCCGGCGAATCGGGCGAACGTGGTTAATTTCTATAGC GCTACCGACTCATTCATGACCTTTGAAGGCCACCAAATACAGGGGGCACCCAAGATTCTGGAAAAAGTTCAG AGTCTGAGCTTTCAGAAGATTACCAGAGTGATAACCACAGTGGACTCGCAGCCAACTTTCGATGGCGGAGTTCTGATCAACGTCCTTGGAAGACTACAG ACCGACGAGGATCAGCCGCATGCCTATATTCAGACCTTCGTATTGAAGCCGGTGGGCGGCAGTTTCTTTGTGCAGCACGATATATTCCGACTCTCGCTGCACGATGTGTAG